GCTGAGAGGACGCTAAGGGAGACCACGCACAACGTCCATCGCTACGCATCCAATAGATGTCGGTGCCGCGTGTCTACGATCATGCAATTCCGATTTGTATGAATGTCACGACATGGCGAGTGGGATTGCATATTCGCGAGAATCTCAGCGCTTCCCGAGTCCATAGCGTGTCGTAGCAGACCGGAGGAATGACTCACGTAATTCCTGTCGCCCGTGGGCGATCGGATGCAGCCGCCGCCGCAGCGCCGCCGCAGCGGCCGGTGCACCGCCTCCGCCTCCACAATGGCGGCACCCGGCCAGCACCTTGTCCACGACAGCCCCTCAGCGAACGCCGGAACCAGTTCGATGCCACTGGAAAGCCTCTCTATCGTTCCGAAAGGCGAGAGGGGTCAACTACGACGGCTCGAAGAGGTCGTCCGTTGCGGTCACGATTCGAGCTACCAACCTGCCGCGACGGGAAACCTCGACGGTCTCACCTGCCGCAACCCGTTTAAAGTAGTGCCCTCCGCGGGTTCGCAGTTCGGTGAGTCCGATCCGACCGCCAGCGTCGCGTGACTCGCACTTCGTCGGATTACAACTGGCCTCAGCGGAGGCCGCTACCGCCACAATCCTGGCCACCGACCGGCCGCGCCACACGATTGCGAGCGACTGGCCTGCCGCAACCCGATCGAAGCAGCGGCCTGCGCGAGTACGCAGATCATCGAGCGAAACTGTTCGGTCGGAAGCCTGGTTTAGCCCGACCGGCTTGCCGTCGGATGGTACATCCGGAACCGCTGTAACTGGCTCGATCCGAGCCACCAACTGACCACGACGAATTATATCAAGCGACTCCCCGAACGTTACCCGCTCAAGATAACCGCATGTGTCGCTGCGAAGTTGACCAAGACCAATCGCTTCGGCCATGGCGATATAGTGCCCATATGTGAGCTTCGAGTCAACGTGGCGCGTTGAAGCCCTTCCGCGTTCGTGGTAGTAAGTTGTGAGAAATGCCCACTGGGCGAGGTGAGGTGAGCCCGTCGTAGTGGTCCAGTCGTTGTGGGACTCTGGTGCCCGGTCTGCGGCAAGGAAGAATCGACAATGACATGGCACGGTTGCGTCCACCAAGGTGGTGTACGAGTCGGGCTTGATCAGGATGTCCGGCGTGTCGTA
This window of the Mycolicibacterium chubuense NBB4 genome carries:
- a CDS encoding type II toxin-antitoxin system prevent-host-death family antitoxin translates to MAEAIGLGQLRSDTCGYLERVTFGESLDIIRRGQLVARIEPVTAVPDVPSDGKPVGLNQASDRTVSLDDLRTRAGRCFDRVAAGQSLAIVWRGRSVARIVAVAASAEASCNPTKCESRDAGGRIGLTELRTRGGHYFKRVAAGETVEVSRRGRLVARIVTATDDLFEPS